acaagtctcgaaaccgtgagtagcgagtttgtcttcacattacaagtcgatatcgatcatctaaactaccatcacattgaagagagctgcggtcatcatgattagcatcatcgcgatgaaactggtcttcatccggttcctcctccgctccctcctctctcccactagaTAGCGCGTGTATCTaacttccgcctccgccctactggtgtaccctttgtaactgttaccgctgaaacggtgaacctgtctccgacactcctcccagtcgtcgtagactccgggaaccttacccttgtacacgacatacgacggcatctctatatatgcactagccaaacaaaacgttagtagcaattcacagacaatacataagcaatatataagtatgcaacaaaaggatcggaagagaaaagcaacacattaatagcacgattcatggtcctactaataaatagcatcgattacatataagttgaacgactgtccaaaccaaagagacatacaagttcattaaagtttaatattacaacatgagccaatcgacatttcagaactacatagcatcactacttttgactcgactcagggaccggagcgtggatgaagccgccgtctttcatgatggtcatgaaatcacgggagttgtcagcctgcatttgtagcgttgtttctatctcactgttggacggttgatgtctgagatagaactgccccgaggtacgaaggacatcttgatggatgatttccgcaaactccgactggatgtgaaagaattcttgtctgatgtccgcgtcccggattgccgacaagcgtgcggcccaatctttgagattacttggtagcagaaggtgattatggtcccgtacgatcgcccgcatgtgatggagggcgtagtaggcatccttctgaccgccaggcggctgcttgacgcaggagaacatcgtattgtggctgaagatgtgcttgccgtacttacgaactggcctgctgaaggtgcctccagatctggcgtagccggggagaacatcatcaagaactttcttgatatttgtgtagccTATCTTCGACTGATGGTCcaggtcgaaatacgtggccatggaatatttcgggcttaagaggatgagtgtgcaatgtgtgtcactgcacaaaacacagaatgttagaaaaaaaaagaacgatcaaaatctaagaaatcatatgttacggggcggtgaggggatgacttactcgggaaagtaaggcacgaggaagttatccttatctgggtttgccagaatgacgccttcgaggtatgaactcgcgacttgccgatCCCCaccgctgcccaagatcttggcacgcatgtagaaggggtcgactatcacgatgtccggggtcttgtctctaatgatccgcatctccatactcagtgaaaatagccgaacgaaggtgtagtgcagcggatgaaggttaaacatagcgaagatgtcatcaaaccgcaggacgatcatacccgcgatggcgctatccacaaagcccttgccctctggcaccttggccacgaaaaccgggtatgccacatcattctcggagagacgccgcttctccaaagaaagaacactgtcatgcagactccgcatagcaccggttgcagcattgagcagattagtcggtagcatcggcctacccgccacatgcaccctcctcgagatatccttaggtgaaggtggcccgtcctgagcacggatcgtactcggtgccggctggctcgcaccgcccttgttattctttcgtttccgtcccttcttcctcatctcctgtaatgggatcgagttctgctcagaaaccgccttcttgagtgtgttggggct
The Aegilops tauschii subsp. strangulata cultivar AL8/78 chromosome 3, Aet v6.0, whole genome shotgun sequence genome window above contains:
- the LOC141043054 gene encoding uncharacterized protein, producing MKNKDKLSKPLSAGRVAGKGLSTKWSSYYNAGGRKEKKTSSESQSREVQELKAQVARIPESVQEQVQQQLGTTLTAIVPSLIEGLQAWIAGGQQGPPPVPSFMASKSHNAQAAPLVSPAEADPDDDDNDDGTFTNVDKYFAEHGYGDEFFGPPSQEPNPEKDDRDRAGTAEKPNCNRRCLAFCSQETPPAAAFTEPQIAEDGPPSPKDISRRVHVAGRPMLPTNLLNAATGAMRSLHDSVLSLEKRRLSENDVAYPVFVAKVPEGKGFVDSAIAGMIVLRFDDIFAMFNLHPLHYTFVRLFSLSMEMRIIRDKTPDIVIVDPFYMRAKILGSGGDRQVASSYLEGVILANPDKDNFLVPYFPDDTHCTLILLSPKYSMATYFDLDHQSKIGYTNIKKVLDDVLPGYARSGGTFSRPVRKYGKHIFSHNTMFSCVKQPPGESNLGIVVWSYSQENEPYK